In the Sandaracinus amylolyticus genome, GCTCGGCGCGAGCGCGGATCCCGCGATGGCGGGGCCCCTCGCAGGGGCGCTCTCCGATGCATCGCCCGCGGTGCGCGCGGCCGCGGCGGAGGCGCTCGGTCGGCTCGGCAACCCGGACGCGCTGCCCTCGCTGCGCAGCGCGCTCGTCGATCGCGAGCGCGAGGTGCGCGACGCGGCGGGCCGTGCGATCCGCGCGATCGGCGGATCGTCGTCGAGCGCGTCGTCGTCGACCACGCCGCCGCCCGCGCACGATCCGCTGCGCATGCCCTCGGTCGAGGTGGTGCCGCGGGAGCGCGACGTCGACTGGGGATCGGTGCGCTACGTGGTCGTGCTCGGCGACATGCAGAACCGCAGCGGCTTCACCCACGAGCGGCTGCAGTCGATGCTCTCGTCGGAGGTGCACCGTCACCTCCTCGTGCTCCGCGGCGTGGCGGCGCTGGACGCGGTGTCGCCCGACGCCGATCGCGAGATCGCGCGCCGGCGCCTTCCGCGCATGCGCCTCGAGGGATCGATCACACGCGTGCAGCGCCAGGCGCACGGGCGCGATCTGCAGGTGCGCTGCGAGGTCGCGTTGATGCTGATGGACGAGCCGGGGCGCAGCATCCGTGCGGCGCTCAACGGCGCGGCGACCGGGATGGAGCGGGCGTCGGCGTCGCGGGCGCAGCAGGAGGCGCGGCTCGCGGAGCAGGCGCTGCAGGGTGCGGTGCGCAGCGCGATGAGCGGCGCGGCGCGCGCGATCACCGCCAGCGTGAGGTGACGAAGTCGCACGGCGCCCCAGGGCAGTTGCCGGGCACCCGACGGCGGTTGCCGGGCATTGGACGGCGGTTGCCGGGCACCGGACGGCGGTTACACGGCACCGGACGGCGGTTACACGGCACCGGACGGCGGTCACACGGCGCCCGACGGCGGTCACACGGCGTCCGACGCTGGTTGCACGGCGCCGGGTCGCGCTAGATTCCGCCGCCGTGCGCCGCCTCCTCTTCCTCTTCGCCCTCGCGCTCCTCCCCTCGATCGCCTCGTGCACGCCGCAGGGCGATCCCGGCATCGGCGCGGAGGGCCTCACCGACGACTTCGAGCGCGAGGAGCTCGGCGAGCTCTGGCACAACACCGGGGCGAGCTGGCGGATCGTCGACGGGCAGCTGAACATCCGCAACGCGCGCAACCGCCCGCTCTGGCTGCGCCGCACGCTCCCGCGCGACGTGCGCATCGAATTCGACGTGCGCAGCGAGAGCCCCGACGGCGACATCAAGGTCGAGATCTTCGGCGACGGCAGCTCGCGCGCGACGACCGAGAGCTACACCGCGACGAGCTACGTCGTGATCTTCGGCGGCTGGAGCAACAGCATGAACGTGCTCGCGCGCATGGACGAGCACGGCGCCGATCGTGTCGTGGGCGCGCGCCGTCGCGTCGAGCCGGGCCGCACCTATCGCATGCGCATCGAGCGTCGGGGCTCGCGCATCACCGCGTGGGTCGACGACGAAGAGCTGGTCTCGATGGACGATCCGCGCCCGCTCGAGGGCCCGGGCCACGATCACTTCGCGTTCAACAACTGGCAGGTCGAGCTCTGGTTCGACAACCTGCGGATCACCCCGCTCTGAGCTCCCGGGGGAGGCTGCGCGCCTCCCCTCTCGACCCCTCGAGCTGCGCGCGGGTCCCCACCCGCTTGCGATGTGTGCGGCGTCGCCGCGCGTGCACGTTCCAGCGCTGTCGGATCCGCGACAAAGCCCCGCGATCCATCTCCCGCGCCTGCCCTCGTCCGCGATACAGTGAACCCGCTGTACCGATGAGCCCCGGGGAGTACGAGCAGCTCTTGCACGATGCCGAGGTCCGTCTCGCGCGTCTGAAGTCGCTCTACGAGCAGTACTTCCAGGGCATCGAGAAGCTCGAGCCGGCGATCCCGCGCAAGGAGCTCGAGCGCGTGCTCGACATCCTGCGCAAGAACCAGCCGCGCAACACCGCGCTGCGGTTCCGCACCCAGATGCTGATCGCGAAGTACGGCACGTACGTGACGTACTGGCAGCGCATCGCGCGACAGATCGAGGAGGGCACCTACCGTCGCGACGTCGTGCGCGCGCAGCAGCGACGCCAGCGCGACGAGGCACGCAAGCGACGCGCGAAGGACGACGACGAGGCCGAGACGCCCGGTGCGTGGGAGCTCGACGTCGACGTCGACGAGGTCGAGGACCTCAAGAATTTCTCGTTCGACGACAGCGACGTCGACGCGATCCTCGGGGCGCTCGGTCCCGCGACGCGCGAGCCCAGCGTGCCGCCGCCCGCGCCGCGTCGCCTCTCGCCGTTCGGCTCGAGCATCCCGCCGCGCCCGAGCCCCGCCGCGAGCGATGCGCTGCGTCCGGCGCCGCTCCCCGCGTCCGCGCCGCTCCCCGCGCCGGCGCCCGCGATCACGCCGAAGCCTGCGACCGCGACGTTCGCGAAGCCGGTGAGCGCGACCTTCGGCAAGCCCGGCACCGCGACGTTCGCGAAGCCCGCCGCCGCGCCCAGCGCGAGCGCGCCGACGCCTCCCACGCCGCCCGGCTCCGCGCCCCGCGCGATCCCCCAGCCCCCGCCGCGTCCTCCCGTTGCTGCGGCGCGCCCTCCGGTCGTGCCCCCGCCTCCGCGCGACGGCCTCGACGACGCGAACATGCGCCGCCTCTACGATCGCTACGTGGAAGCGCGCCGCCGCAACAACGAGCGCGTCGACAACGTGCGGTACGAGACGCTCGCGCAGAGCGTGGAGCAGATGCTCCCGAAGCTCCGCGAGAAGCACGGTGATCGGAAGATCGACTTCGACATCGTCGTGCAGAACGGCAAGGTCGGGCTCAAGCCGAAGGTCGGGTGAGATCGCGATGGATCGCAGGTTCGTGCTCGCTGGGCTGGCGCTCTCCCTGATCTCGTGCGGCGACGATCCAGCACCGATCGTGCTGGAGCCGTGGGATCCACCCGAGCAGCCGTGGGTGCGCTCCGATCGCACGCGCTTCCGCGACGACGCCGATCGTGTGCTCGTGTTCCGCGGCATCAACGCGCGCGTCGAAGGGCTCTTCGACGTGACGTTCGACGACGGTCGCCTGCCGCTCGAGGAGATCCCCGCGTTCACGATCGACGACGCGCGGCGCATGCGCGCGCTCGGGCTCAACGCGCTGCGCCTGCCGATCAACTGGTCGGGCATCGAGCCGGTGCAGGGCGAGTACTCCGAGGCCTATCTCGAGCGGCTCGAGGAGGTCGTCGAGCTCTGCCGCCAGGCCGGCGTGCACGTGATGATCGACTTCCACCAGGACGCGTACTCGAAGGAGATCGGCGAGGACGGCGCGCCGCTCTGGGCGATCCATCCGCCGCCCGACGAGCTGCTCGGCGGACCGCTCGGGGATCTCGAGGCGCGACGCACGAGCGAGCAGGTGCTGCGCGCGTTCGAGGGCTTCTTCGACACGCGCGACGAGGACACGACCGACGTGATGCTGCAGGCCGCGTACTTCGCGATGGCGCGGCACGTCGCGGAGCGCTTCGCCGACGATCCCTGGGTGCTCGGCTACGACCTCTACAACGAGCCGATCGCCGACGATCGCCTGCTCGCCGACTTCCACGCGCGCATGGCCGCGGAGCTGCGCGAGGTCGACGATCGCCACGTGATGTTCTTCGAGCCCAACTCGGTGCGGAACCTGACCGAGATGGGCCCGCGCGCGTCGGCGCCGTTCCCCGACGACGGCGGCGCGTACGCGGTGCACCTCTACACGCTCGCGTTCCGCGATCCGCGCAACGAGCTCGACACGGTCACGCTCGAGCGGCTGCGACCCAACGTCGAGCGCGGGCTCATGGAGGCCTCGCTCTTCGGCGTGCCGATGTTCGTGGGCGAGTGGGGCATCCGTCCCGACTCGCCGGGCTCGGACGACTACGTGCGCTTCATGCACGAGCTCTTCGACGAGACGTTCACGAGCGCGACGGTCTGGCTGTGGAAGGAGAATTCCCAGGGGAGCTGGGGCTTCCACGACTACGACCCCGAGGGCGGCGCGTTCACCGAGCGCGACGCGGTGGTGCGCGCCCACGCGCGCGTCTACGCCGAGGCGGTCGCGGGCGAGCCGATGTCGATGCGCTACGACCTCGACGCGCGACGCTTCGAGCTCGTCTACGAAGGACGCGCCGACGACGCGCCGAGCGTCGTGTACGTGCCCGACGCGTCGTACTTCGCGTCCTCGTTCGCCGTGCGCTGCGATGGTCGCGCGATCGAGCCCACCCCCGCGCGCGACGCGGCGACGGGCCGCGTGGAGATCGTGTGCGGCGGCCCGGGCCGGCGCACCGTGGTGCTCGAAGCCACCGAGTGACCTTCCCTTGCGATCGGTGGGGCGCGCACCGAGAGGATCGGAATGCGCCGCCCCGTGTCTGCAGCACGCATCGCGCTGGTGTCGGTCGTCGTCGTGCTGGCGCTGGCGATCGGGGGCGGGATCGTGCTCGCGTCGATCGATCAGCGCGCGCTGACGGAGCGCGTGGTCGAGCGGGTGGTGGCGAGCGCGTCGGAGAGCCTGGGGCGAGAGGTCACGTTCGAGGGCGCGCGTGGGCGGCTACTGCCCGATGCACGCGTGACGATCAGCGGACTGCGGATCGCGGGCCGGCCCGGTGAGCCGCCGCTCGTCGAGGTCGACGAGCTCCAGGTGCACCTCCGCACGTGGCCGATCCTGCGCTCGCTCGGGCGCGAGGTCGCGATCCGCGAGATCGCGGCGGTGCGGCCCACCGTGCGGCTGATCCGCGACGCCGAGGGGAGCTGGAGCTTCGAGGGGCTCGGTCGGGAGCGCGCGCGCGGCGCCGAGACCGAGGTGACGCTCGCGCGGATCGCGACGGTCGACGGAACCGTCGACGTGATCGATCGCAGCGCGCCGGGCGAGACCGCGGTCGCGCTCACGGACCTCGATGCCGAGGCCGAGATGCAGGGCCGATCGCTCTCGCGGCTCCGGGTGCGGACCGCGCTCGCGAGCGATGCGCAGAACCTCGACGTCGACCTCACGTTCGAGCACGGGCGCGAGGGCGTCGCGCATGCGAGGGAGGACGCGGGGCTCCCGCCGGTGCGAGGATCGATCGCGCTCCGCGACGCCGATCTCGTGCGGCTCGGCGGCGTGATCCCGGCCGGCGTGGCGCGCGTGCTGCGCGGTGGCCGCGTCGACGTCGAGGCGGACGTCGCGACGCAGGACGACGGGATCTACGAGCTGCGCGGCGACGCACGGCTCTCGGGGGTGCGCATGCGCGGAGGCGAGCCGGCGCAGGGCGCGATGCGCGTGATCGCGCGCGTCGATCCGGAGTCGCCCGAGACGTTCCGCGCGGTGATCGAGCGCGCGTCGCTGCGAGGCCCGGGGATCGAGCTCGCGGGCTCGGGCACGTTCACCGCGAAGCCGCGGAGCGTGACCTTCGAAGCGTACGGGCCGCTCCTCGATCTCGACGTGCTGCTCGCCGCGCTGCCCGAGGGCGAGCAACGAGCGGACGACGCGCCGCGGGCCGTCGTGCCGGCCGGCGTGCGGCGCACGCTCGAGGACACGACCGCGCGCGGCACGCTGCGCTTCGGGCGCGTGGTGAACGGGCCGCTCGAGCTCGAGGATCTGACGGCGAGGGCGCGGCTGCGCGCCGGCGTGCTCGAGCTCGAAGCGGGCGAGGCGAAGCTCTATGGCGGGCGCATCGTCGCGTCGGGGACCAGCGTCGATCTCGGGCCCTCGGTGCCGACGTGGACGCTGCGCGCGCGCCTCGAGAGCGTCGACGTGGCGTCGATGACGCGCGACGTCTCGGGGGACGAGCCGCTGATCGGACGGCTCGACGGGCGCATCGACGCGAACGGCGCGGGCGCGAGCTGGGATCAGGTGCAGGCGAGCGCCGCAGGATCGGGCGTGGTCGAGCTGCACGACGGAGTGCTCACGACCGGCGATCTCGGCGCAGGCGTCGCGACCGCGGTCGGGGAAGCGCTGCGCCTCGCCGGGCGCGGGAGCGCGAGCGTGGACGAGGTGCGCGGCGGGCGGACCGATCTCGGCGATCTGCGCATGACGTTCCGGATCGAGCAGGGCTCGGTCGTGCTGCGCGAGCCGCTGACGGTGCAGGCGCCGTTCGGTGCGGCGCGGCTCGACGGACGCATCGGCCTCGATCGCTCGCTCGATCTCTCGGGCACGGCGGTGCTCTCGCCGGAGTTCGTCGACGACGTCGCGAGCGTGCGGCCCGCGGGCCCGATCGAGGTGCCGCTCTCGATCGGCGGAACGCTGACCGACCCGCAGCTCTCGCTCTCGTCCGAGGCGCTCGCCTCCGCGCTCTCCGAGACCGCTCTGCGCGAAGGGGCGCGCGCGCTCGAGCAGGAGCTCGGCGACCGCGCGGGAGAGGGCCTGCGCGAGCTCCGACGGCGCATCCCGGTCCCCATCCCCGGCTTCTGAGCGGAAGCAGCGCGCCTCCCCCGAGGCGCGTGCTCCCGCACGAATCACCCGATCACGAGCAGGCCCATCGCCTCGCACTCGCTCGCGAGCACGGTGCCCGTGGGCACTTCGTCTCCGAGCCCCGCGTGTCGCGCGATCTCGCGGGCCGCGCCGCGCAGCTCGCGCGTCGTCGGCACCTCGGACGGCATCGGCGCGGTCACGCAGCGCGCCTTCGCGAGCCGCCACGCGGCAGCGGGCAAGCTGCCCGCCTCCTCGAGGAGCTTCCGATGCGCGTCTCGCGATCCGAGCGAGAGGAGCCATTCGGTCAGGGCCATTCCGCCGCTCATGGCGATACCTCCTCTCCGGAGAGATCGTCCGATCTCCGGAGGTCCAGAGCACGACGAGCTCGGGCCCTCCGCGCTCGTCGATGCAGCCTCTTCGTGGGGCCCCGCGAGCGGTCGCTCCAGGCCCGCGCCTCACACCGTTCGTCGGCCACTGCCAGCCTCGTGCCGCTCGCCGAGTGGCGTGCGTGCGTCGCGTAATCCCTCGGTCGGCGTGGACTCCTGCCTCGCTGCGTGGCGAACGTGCGCGCGTGGTGCAGAGAGGTACTACGATGCGCGCTCCATGCAGCTCGGAGTGTTCGTGGGCTTGATGATCATCGCGGGCGCGATGATCGCGTTCCAGTCACCGATCAATGCGGCGCTCGCGCGCTCGGTCGGCGTGTACAACGCCACGTTCGTGTCGTTCGCGACCGGCGTCGTCCTCGCGGGGATCGTCGCGGCGCTGACGGGTGGTGGAGGCTCGCTGAGGCAGCTCTCGTCCGTGCCGTGGTGGCAGTGGATCGGCGGTGCGCTCGGCGTGGCGTACGTCACCACGATCATCGTGGCCGTACCGCGCATCGGCGTGACGACGATGATGGTCGCCGCGCTCGCGGGGCAGCTCACCACGGCGATGGTGATCGATCACTTCGGGTGGTTCGGGATCGAAGCGCGCGCGATGGACTGGCGACGCGCGATGGCGCTGCCTCTGCTCGCCGCGGCGCTCTACTTCATGAGGCGGTGAGCTCTTGCCGGAGTGCTCGTCCCGCAGGTCGCGGACGGGAGCGCGCGAAGCGCGCGGACGGTAGGGACCGGCGGGCGAGCCGATTTTTTCGGCGGTCTTCGAGAATGAGGCGCCGTCACTCCGCGGCGTCCTTGCCGACGCCGGGCTCGCGCACCTGATGGAGGGTGTCGATCATCTCGTCGACCGGCGGCGCCTCGGGCGGCTTCACCTCGCCTTCGCGCGAGGGCGGCGGCGGAGGAGGCGGAGGCATCCCGCTCGCGCGCTCGTCGAGCGTCTTCCATCCCCACTCGCGCCGCTTGCTCTCCACGTACTCGTGCGAGCCGAGGAGGATCGCGATCCATCGCGTCTCCTCGTTCACCTCGAGCGCGCTGCGCAGCAGCATCGTGAGCGGTGCCGCGAAGAGCGCGCCGACGGGGCCCCACAGCCAGAAGAAGAAGAACATCGAGACGAACACGACGAGCGTGGAGAGCCCGAGCGTCTTCCCCATCAAGCGCGGCTCGAGCACGTTGCCGATGACGAACCCGATCGAGAGGTGACCCGCCGCGACCGCGGCCGCGCCCCCCGGTCCGAGCGTGAGCAGCGCGACGAGCACCGGCGGCACCAGCGAGATCGCGGGGCCCAGCGACGGGATGTAGTTCAGCAGGAACGCGAGCAAGCCCCAGAGCAGCGGGAAGTCCAGCCCGCACACGGCCATCCAGCACCCGGTGAGCACGCCGGTGAGGACCGAGAGCACGGTCTTCACGACGAGGTATCGCTGCACCTCGTACGCGGCGATCGCGGTCTTCTCGATGTGCGGGTTCGCGCGCCCGAGCAGCAGGTGCAGCTTCTCTCTCGCGCCCCGCGTCTCGAAGAGCAGGAACCCGAGGAGCAGGAGCACCATCAGGGTGTTGCTCACGATCTGCGTGACCTCGTGCACGAGGTCGCCGACCACACCCATCACCGCGCCGGCGGACTGGAGCTCCTCGAGCAGCCCGTAGTCGACGGGCAGGCGCCACACGCGCGCAGCGTCCACCGCCGAGTGCGCGAGGTTGTCGAGCGCGAGCTGGTACCTCGGCACGGCCTCGACGAAGCCGGGCAGCGACGTCCACAGCAGCGCGCCGAACCCCACGACGAGCCCGACGTCGAGCAGCACCGTCAGCAGGATCGCGAGCGCCTCGGGCAAGCGCGCCCGGTTCTCGAGGAAGCGCACCACCGGCGCCGAGATCACCGCGAGGAAGAGCGCAGTGATGAACGGCAGGAAGAACCCGCCGGCCACCCGCAGCCCCGCGATGACCACGACGAGCGCGGCGAGGACCAGCACGGTCTTCACCGGCGCCGCGTCTCGCATGGATCGACAACCTAGCCCCCCGGTGAGGGCCCGTCACGCGACGCACCCGCCGCGCACGGTCACGATCGCGTCACGGCGCCGCGCCGAAGAGCGCCGCGAAGTTGTCGCTCATGCGCGCGCGCACTTCGTCCTCGCTGCACTTCCAGAGCTCGGCCGCGAACGCGGCGGTGCCCGCGACGTGCGCGGGCTCGCTGCGCTGTCCGGGCTCGGGTGCGAGGTAGGGACAGTCGGTCTCGAGCAGCACCTTGTCGCGCGGGAGCGTCTCGAGCATGCGCGTGAACGCCTCGTTGCGGCGCGCGTTCGCGGGGATCGAGAGCCAGTGACCGCGATCCGCGATCTCTCTCGCAAGCTTCACGCGGCCGCCGAAGCAGTGCCAGTCGACGCGCTTCGCGCCCATCTCGTCGAGGATCTCGAGGGCGCGCCGCTCGCGCTTGCGGGTGTGGATGATGATCGGCTTGTCGTGCTCGAGCGCGATCGCCACGAGCGCGCGGAAGACCTTCTCCTGCGCGTCCCAGAGCGCCTCGGGCACCCAGTATCCGTCGAGGCCGATCTCGCCGATCGCGAACGCCTCGCGCGCGTGATCGCGTACCCACGCGACGCCTTCCTCCGCGCTGACGGGCGGGACGTCGCGCGGATAGTCGACGCCCATCGCCTCCATCTCGCGGAGCACGGTGTCGACCGGATAGAAGCCGAACGCGGGCTTCACGATCGGCGCTCGCGCGGCGAGCGCGCGCACCGCCTCGTTGTCGGTGGGGTTGAGCCCGTTCGAGACGATCGTCGTGACGCCCGCGGCGCGCGCGTTCGCGATCACGTCGTCGACGCGCGGTGCGAGCTCGGGGTGGGTGAGGTGTGCGTGGACGTCGAACAGGCCCATGAAGGGCGCAGTTCTAGGGCCCGGTCATGAGCAAGTCGATCGGCGAGAGCGACCGACTCGTTCATGGGCCCTCAGGGCTTCGCGGGCTCGGTGTCCTCGTCCGGCTCGTCCTTCTTGCGCGGCTCGCGACCGGTCATCCATGCGACGACGCCGAGCAGCAGCACGAGGAACACGCTCGCCGCGACGACCCAGAGCCCGAGCGCGGTGTGCTGCACGAACATCGTGAGCAGCACGTAGAGCGTGTAGCCGATCAGCCCGACCGCGACGCCGACCGCGACCTGCGCCGACCAGCGGAACCCCATGAACGCAACGGCGGTGAGCGCGATGCCGAGCGCGGGCACGAGGAACAGAAGCGGCGCGAGGGTGCCGACCAGCATGCCGTTCGTGCTCGTCGCGAGCGTGAGCCCGCTGTGCTCGACGAACGTGCCGGCGCGATCCCCGACGCCGCTCTCGCGGTACCACGGCAGGAAGAAGCCCACGAGGAGCGCGAGCCCGCCGAACCCGATGAGCACCCGCAGCGCGATCTGCAGCGGCGACTGCGCCTTGCTCGTCGTGCTCGGTGCCGCGGGCGTCGCCACGCTCACGTCGTCGTCGTCGTCGCTCGCGCTCTTCTTCGTCGTGCTGAGGGGCTCGGCCATCGCGTGAACGACCTTACCGCAACTCGCGGCGACGTGTGCGACTGGCGCGACCCATCTCCGCGCGGCAACCTCGCGCGCCGTGGACTTCCCGAGACCCGTCGATCCCGAGTTCGTCGCCGACTGTCCCTACGGCCCGGGCGGGCTCCTCATCGATGCGATCCTCGCCGTCGATCCCGCGGCGAACATGGTGCGTGCGCGCATGCCCACGCACGACGAGCTGCCGCTGACGCGCGAGCAGCGCGCCCATCCGGTGCGTCATCCGCGCCACGTGAGCGGTGGGCTCATGGTGCACATGACGGGCATGGTCGGCTTCGCGCACGCCTACTACGTGCTCGGCCTGCGCCACGCGGACGGATGGATCGGCTACGGCGGGCGCATCCACAACGCGCGGTTCCGCGCGCTCGCGTCGCCCGGCGAGCCGATGGAGCTCGAGTGCATCGCGAAGCTGGTGCGGCGCGGCGCGAAGCGCGTGCTCGCGCGCTACGACCTGCGCTTCTACCAGGGCGCGAAGCTGATCTACGAAGGCGATCAGACCGCGATGTGGCTGCGCGTCGAAGAGGGCATGGACCTCAGCGCGCTCGAAGACTGATCGTGCGGGCGCGCGAGCGCGCGCCCCAGCGGGTCGTCCACTCGAGCTCGTCGCCGCGCAACGTGATCGCGTGATCTCCGCCCGCGCCGCGACGCCAGAGCGTGCGCTCGGAGAGGAGCGCGCCGTCGTCGATGCGCAGCACCGCGAGGTGGAGCTCGGTGCCGAGCGCCGAGCAGTCGGACCAGCGCACGCGCGTGAGCACCGCGATGCGGCGCGCGTCGGGGTCGAAGCTCATCGCGAGCACCGACGTCTCGTCGGCGACGACGGGCCACGGGATCGCGAGCTCGCGCACCAGTGCTCCGTCGGCGACGCGATGGATGCGCACGAAGCTCGGCGCGCACGAGGGCGTGACCGGCACCGTCACGCCGCTCGTGCCGAAGCACGCGCCCGCGATCGCGACGAGCGTGCCCGACCGATCGAGCACCGCGTGGGTGAGGCGAGCGCGACGATGGCGCGCGCCGGTCCCGACCGATCCATCGGGACGCGGTGGGGGATAGCCGGGCACCTCGATGGCCCCGATCCGCACGTGATCCGCGGAGACGATCGGCGCCTGGGCCCGGGCCGGTGCGGCCACGATCACGACGGCGAAGGCGACGAAGAGCGCGCGCACGTCGAGGGTACGTCGGAGCCCGGCTCGTCGATTCCCGCAAAATGCCCCTACGATCGCCCTCGTGCGGATCGTCGTGATCGGAGGGCACGGGTTCCTGGGGTCGCGGGCCGTCCGCGCCCTGCGGAACGCGAAAGGCGTCGAGGTCGTGTCCGCCGGGCGCAGCGGTGAGCTCGTGGTCGACCTGCATCGACCCGAGACGTTCGCCGCGCTCGAGGGAGCGAGCGTGGTGGTGAACGCGTCGAGCTCGCACCTCGCTCCACCCGATGCGCTCGCGGACTTCTGTCTCGCGCGCGGGCTCGTGCTGCTCGAGGCGAGCTCGGACCGCGTGGTGGTCGAGCGCTTGCTCGACGCGTACCGCGGGCGTGACGCGCACGGCGCGCTGGTGCTGGGCGCGGGGATCTTCACCGGGATCAGCAACGCGC is a window encoding:
- a CDS encoding AsmA family protein — translated: MSAARIALVSVVVVLALAIGGGIVLASIDQRALTERVVERVVASASESLGREVTFEGARGRLLPDARVTISGLRIAGRPGEPPLVEVDELQVHLRTWPILRSLGREVAIREIAAVRPTVRLIRDAEGSWSFEGLGRERARGAETEVTLARIATVDGTVDVIDRSAPGETAVALTDLDAEAEMQGRSLSRLRVRTALASDAQNLDVDLTFEHGREGVAHAREDAGLPPVRGSIALRDADLVRLGGVIPAGVARVLRGGRVDVEADVATQDDGIYELRGDARLSGVRMRGGEPAQGAMRVIARVDPESPETFRAVIERASLRGPGIELAGSGTFTAKPRSVTFEAYGPLLDLDVLLAALPEGEQRADDAPRAVVPAGVRRTLEDTTARGTLRFGRVVNGPLELEDLTARARLRAGVLELEAGEAKLYGGRIVASGTSVDLGPSVPTWTLRARLESVDVASMTRDVSGDEPLIGRLDGRIDANGAGASWDQVQASAAGSGVVELHDGVLTTGDLGAGVATAVGEALRLAGRGSASVDEVRGGRTDLGDLRMTFRIEQGSVVLREPLTVQAPFGAARLDGRIGLDRSLDLSGTAVLSPEFVDDVASVRPAGPIEVPLSIGGTLTDPQLSLSSEALASALSETALREGARALEQELGDRAGEGLRELRRRIPVPIPGF
- a CDS encoding DMT family transporter, whose protein sequence is MQLGVFVGLMIIAGAMIAFQSPINAALARSVGVYNATFVSFATGVVLAGIVAALTGGGGSLRQLSSVPWWQWIGGALGVAYVTTIIVAVPRIGVTTMMVAALAGQLTTAMVIDHFGWFGIEARAMDWRRAMALPLLAAALYFMRR
- a CDS encoding family 16 glycoside hydrolase; translation: MRRLLFLFALALLPSIASCTPQGDPGIGAEGLTDDFEREELGELWHNTGASWRIVDGQLNIRNARNRPLWLRRTLPRDVRIEFDVRSESPDGDIKVEIFGDGSSRATTESYTATSYVVIFGGWSNSMNVLARMDEHGADRVVGARRRVEPGRTYRMRIERRGSRITAWVDDEELVSMDDPRPLEGPGHDHFAFNNWQVELWFDNLRITPL
- a CDS encoding HEAT repeat domain-containing protein; the protein is MAVRLPSLARTTRGVLLAALAAIFVAAIAIAPLRAQDRTTVLRVLRESRDFRARVRAAMALGASADPAMAGPLAGALSDASPAVRAAAAEALGRLGNPDALPSLRSALVDREREVRDAAGRAIRAIGGSSSSASSSTTPPPAHDPLRMPSVEVVPRERDVDWGSVRYVVVLGDMQNRSGFTHERLQSMLSSEVHRHLLVLRGVAALDAVSPDADREIARRRLPRMRLEGSITRVQRQAHGRDLQVRCEVALMLMDEPGRSIRAALNGAATGMERASASRAQQEARLAEQALQGAVRSAMSGAARAITASVR
- a CDS encoding TatD family hydrolase, giving the protein MGLFDVHAHLTHPELAPRVDDVIANARAAGVTTIVSNGLNPTDNEAVRALAARAPIVKPAFGFYPVDTVLREMEAMGVDYPRDVPPVSAEEGVAWVRDHAREAFAIGEIGLDGYWVPEALWDAQEKVFRALVAIALEHDKPIIIHTRKRERRALEILDEMGAKRVDWHCFGGRVKLAREIADRGHWLSIPANARRNEAFTRMLETLPRDKVLLETDCPYLAPEPGQRSEPAHVAGTAAFAAELWKCSEDEVRARMSDNFAALFGAAP
- a CDS encoding AI-2E family transporter: MRDAAPVKTVLVLAALVVVIAGLRVAGGFFLPFITALFLAVISAPVVRFLENRARLPEALAILLTVLLDVGLVVGFGALLWTSLPGFVEAVPRYQLALDNLAHSAVDAARVWRLPVDYGLLEELQSAGAVMGVVGDLVHEVTQIVSNTLMVLLLLGFLLFETRGAREKLHLLLGRANPHIEKTAIAAYEVQRYLVVKTVLSVLTGVLTGCWMAVCGLDFPLLWGLLAFLLNYIPSLGPAISLVPPVLVALLTLGPGGAAAVAAGHLSIGFVIGNVLEPRLMGKTLGLSTLVVFVSMFFFFWLWGPVGALFAAPLTMLLRSALEVNEETRWIAILLGSHEYVESKRREWGWKTLDERASGMPPPPPPPPSREGEVKPPEAPPVDEMIDTLHQVREPGVGKDAAE
- a CDS encoding MXAN_5187 C-terminal domain-containing protein produces the protein MSPGEYEQLLHDAEVRLARLKSLYEQYFQGIEKLEPAIPRKELERVLDILRKNQPRNTALRFRTQMLIAKYGTYVTYWQRIARQIEEGTYRRDVVRAQQRRQRDEARKRRAKDDDEAETPGAWELDVDVDEVEDLKNFSFDDSDVDAILGALGPATREPSVPPPAPRRLSPFGSSIPPRPSPAASDALRPAPLPASAPLPAPAPAITPKPATATFAKPVSATFGKPGTATFAKPAAAPSASAPTPPTPPGSAPRAIPQPPPRPPVAAARPPVVPPPPRDGLDDANMRRLYDRYVEARRRNNERVDNVRYETLAQSVEQMLPKLREKHGDRKIDFDIVVQNGKVGLKPKVG
- a CDS encoding cellulase family glycosylhydrolase, with the protein product MDRRFVLAGLALSLISCGDDPAPIVLEPWDPPEQPWVRSDRTRFRDDADRVLVFRGINARVEGLFDVTFDDGRLPLEEIPAFTIDDARRMRALGLNALRLPINWSGIEPVQGEYSEAYLERLEEVVELCRQAGVHVMIDFHQDAYSKEIGEDGAPLWAIHPPPDELLGGPLGDLEARRTSEQVLRAFEGFFDTRDEDTTDVMLQAAYFAMARHVAERFADDPWVLGYDLYNEPIADDRLLADFHARMAAELREVDDRHVMFFEPNSVRNLTEMGPRASAPFPDDGGAYAVHLYTLAFRDPRNELDTVTLERLRPNVERGLMEASLFGVPMFVGEWGIRPDSPGSDDYVRFMHELFDETFTSATVWLWKENSQGSWGFHDYDPEGGAFTERDAVVRAHARVYAEAVAGEPMSMRYDLDARRFELVYEGRADDAPSVVYVPDASYFASSFAVRCDGRAIEPTPARDAATGRVEIVCGGPGRRTVVLEATE